ACAATCATATATCCACCTTGCAATAGCCTGATGAGCCCGGTCTTTCAATAGTTTCTTATGTGGTTCATTCTCATCAATTTTTGGTTGTCTGCCCTTGGCTTTTctattttccaccaccacctctagtTTAGGAGTGTAGTAAGTGTCGAGAGGCCCTATGGTTCTTGGTTTCTGTTAAGCTATGGGTTTGTATGTAATTAGTTGTAGTTTacatttaatctcttatgtaagtagattaggaGATAAGGGTCTAATGTGTAATTACTATTTACATTTGTATAAGTATCAcgtaatgagaaaataaccctaTTCTTTTGGGTTCCCAATTCTATATCATcgtttacatggtatcagagctatatGCTCCTGGCGACTTACCTTGTTGAACCAGACATCGATTAAACACCGATGTGAGTGGCTGGGTTTCACGTTGATCTCTATTCGTCTTCCAGCCACCAGCGATCTCTGTTAGGACTCAAAATCAACTGGGTCTTCTCCGATTCAGAGCACCAACGTATACCTGGAGCTATCTTCAGTCGTCGATCATCATCGTTCATCGTCATCCAACGACCTTACTTGAACAAGATCTATTCTACGATCTCCGACGACCATCCTTGAAGTCGTTCGACCTCCGATGACCACTTTCCGACGCTGTACAGCTTGCATTTGCCTCTAACGACCTCTGTATGCTTTCGAAATCCACTGGATAACCACGTACAggtgtgtttttttgggtttcgAACTGTCCAAGATccttttttccagttttttgaGACTGGGTATGTTGATTTCAAGCTCGTATTGTCTGGGTCTGTTGATTTCCAGCTTGTACAGGTTCAAATAGGTCACGTTTGagtttgtttgagtttgttACGGCTCCATTTgttgatttggggtttgatttAGGTTTGATCATCCTCTGTCTTTTGCAattaggctttttttttttgttgctgttCTGCTGTTAAAATGTCAGAGGATAAACAAAAGGCTTCCGCTAATACAAATGATGAattgagtcgtgtagggactctAGATAATTTTTCTCTGGATATTTGTCATATTATGTTGGATGGTACCAACTATTTGATTTAGTCTCGTACTTTTACCTTGgctattgaggccaaagggATGTCAGAATTCATTGAGGGCCCTGTTACTCCACCTGTTGAGGCGGTCGAACTCAAAAAGTTTAAATCTCGGAAATCGTTAGTCATGACCTGGTTGTTTAACTCTATGAGAGCTGATATTCGCTATACTTTCCTGCTGCTTGATTCTCCacatcagatttggactattgcaGCCCAGACCTATTCTCAGCAAGGTAATGATGCACAatgttttgagttgaggaagagGCTCCGTACATTGGAGCAAGATCATCGTTCTGTTGCCATGTATTTTGTTGACTTGAGTGGAGCTTGgggggaatttgattattatcagggctTTCAGGCTGTTTGTGCTGTGGATGCTActaattggctaaaaaggatggagaaagagcgtgtttatgactttcttgctggtcttgataTGGAGCTTGATCCgattagagtgcaggtgttgggtcgtgttccgtttccatCCTTAGGAGAGGCCTATTCTATTGTTCAGCAGGAGGAGAGTAGAAGAGGTGCTGTGTTGCACCTTTCTATTTCTGATCGTTCTGCCTTGGTTGCTACTCCTCAGGGTCATTTTGGTTCTGATAGTGGGCCTATCCTCCAGGGTGGTAAGTCCCAGTCTGGTACTAGCAGCGGACCTCCTGATCGTGCGTCACTCCAATGTGATTATTACCACAACAATGGTCATACTAGggatttttgttggaagctaCATGGCAAGCTCTTTCGTGGGCGCGGGGGTGGACGTGGTAGCCATGGCCGTGGTCTGGTGCGTTCTCGAGCCCAGGCCCACGTTTCGGAGTCTACAGTTGGCACCTTGCTTGATTCTGGGCTTAGTTCTGGGACTCAGGCGTCATCTGATCAagttggtggtttctctcagggGGAGATACAAACTCTCAGGCGCTTTATGGCTCGGGctgattctccatctactataGCTTCTACAGCAGCTCCTacttcatcctattttgctcatacAGGTATCccagctagtgcatttactgcctcttctgctattccttggattatagattctggtgcctcagatcatatgactgggTATTCCTCTGTGtttgattcttactctactTGTTCTGATAAGAATAAGGTCCGAATAGCAGATGGGTCATTCTCTGCTATCTCAGGGAAGggttccgttcgctattctccctctatttctctctcttcagtttTACATATTCCCAACTTTGCCACTAATCTTCTGTCTGTTAGTAGCCTTGCACGTTCTGCAAATTGTTCCGtaacattttttcctactcattgtgtctttcaggaactggatacggggaaggtgattggcagtggtaaatcaCACGGTGgcctctattttttggagtctgcCCCTTGTCCACCCATGTCATGTGGTCTTGCTCTGCAAGCAGATACGGGTGCAGCTCTTACGATGTTACAtcagtggcaccgtagattgggtcatccctcctttggaattttagagaaactttttcctaatttaataaGGCATTGTCATAggagtcagtttttttgtgaagcttgtGAGTTTGGGAAATATAAACATTCTtcttatgcacctattaataaacggagTGCGTCTCCTTTTACagttatccattctgatgtttggggtccttcccctgttatctctcttaaaggttttcggtggtttatcacttttattgactgttattctcgtgttatttgggtgtatttacttaagtcaaaaagtgacgtcttttcttgttttaaatccTTTTATGCCATGGTACGCACCCAATTTGATACGAATATTAAAATTCTCCGTAGTGACAATGAGACTGAGTATACAGATAGGAATTTTAGGGCATTCCTTGAAGAAAATGACATTCTTTATCAGACGACTTGTGTtaacactccacaacaaaatggagttgctgaacgcaagaatcgtcatcttgctgaggtagctcgctctcttttattcaccatgaatgttcccaaatttttttggggatagGCGATTTTGATTGCTacttatcttatcaaccgtatgccatctaGTGTTCTCCAGTTCAAAACACCTATTGAGTGTCTTCCTCACAGTTCTCGTGTCACTACTCTCCCACCgcgggtgtttggttgtgtgtgttttgttcatacTCCTCATCCTTCTGGGGGCAAGTTAGGTcctaaagcccataagtgtGTCTTcattgggtactctcctacccagaagggttataaatgttatgatcctCACTCTAGAAAgttttgtctctatggatgttactttTTGGGAAACAATGTCCTTTTACTCTCCTTCCACTctatctcttcagggggagcatcgGCAAGAAGAGATgaaggaggaagagatgtttacctcTTTTTATAATCATGGTGAGGGGGAGAGAAAACAATCTAGAGAAGAACCAATATCTGCTGAAGGAGCAACTGATGACATTGGGGACAATATTGGGGAACTACCACAACGGCTGAATGGGTCTAACTTAAAGACCTACATTAGATAGAAGAAAGGAAAGTCCTCATGTGTAATACCACCTTGTCAATTACAATCCCCTGCTCCAGTTCCAGATTCCTTAGCTGACTTatctggtaatgaatcttctccTATTGAACCTCTCTTTATTGAGTCTGATAATCTTCCTATTGCTCTTCGGAAAGGCGTTAGgtcatgtactcaacatcctatctCTCAATTTGTctcttatgatcgtttatctccttcgtaccatgcttttgtttcgtctctttcttctatatgtaTTTCACAGAATTGACAGGATGCATTCATAATACCcaagtggaaaggagctatggtagaagagatgacagttttgaaaaagaatggcacttgggagctagtatcacttccaggaggaaagaaatcagtaggatgcaagtgggttttcactGTTAAGCAGAATGCAGATGGtccagttgagagatacaaggcgagacttgttgccaagggttttactcaaacctatggaattgactatgaggagatgTTTGCAccagtagcaaagatgaacacTGTGCGAGCTCTGCTTTCTTGTGCTCCCaatttgaattggcctcttcatcagtttgatgtgaaaaatgcattcttcCATGGTGAGTTAGCAGAGGAGGTGTATATGGACAtaccaccaggtttctcttcctCTGAGGCTGAAAGGAAGGTACGTAGATTGAAGAAGGCCCTATATGGGTTGAAGCAATCACTTAGAACGTGGTTTGGCAAATTTTCCAAGGCTATGTTGGGGTTTGGAtacaaacagagccatgcagatcatactatgttcatcagGGGAGGTGCTGGTAAGATTGCTGTCATTAttgtgtatgttgatgatataataatgacaggtAATGATATGAATGAAATTCTTAATCTCAAATCTAGTTTGGCTCAAGAAttcgagattaaggatttgggatcacTAAGATACTTTCTTGGCATGGAAGTGgcaaggtctgatagaggtatttttatctcctaacggaagtatatacttgatcttttggaagaaacaagtATGTTGGGCTGTAAACTTGaaaattctcctattgaggcgaatcaccATCTTAGTGGCAATGTGGGGGAGTGCACTGACAAAgagaggtatcagcgacttgtgggtcgactgatatacttagctcacactcaaccagatgttacttatgcagtgagcgttgttagtcagtttatgcattaTCCTCGTGCTTTGCATCTGGATGCAGTTTATTGTATCTTGAGGTACCTCAAATCAGCTCTAGGAAAgggaattttgttctctaatcatggtcacCTGCTATTGGAGACAtttactgatgctgactgggctggttctgtggatgatagacgctctacttctggctattgtATTTTCGTTGGGGAaaatttggttacttggcgaAGTAAAAGCAATCAGTGGTTGTcaggtctagtgcagaagctgagTACAGAGCTATGGCTCAGGGCGTTTGTGAGCTCTTATGGCTCCAAACTGTGTTACGTGATTTGGGAATTGCTGAtaatggtcctatgaaactctattgtgacaataaagctgccatcaaTATTGCTCATAATCATGTTCAACATGACAGAATgaagcatatagagattgacAGGCACTTCTCAAGGAGAAGCTGAGGGCGGatttgatatgtatgccttttgtgagatcTGAAGATCAACTGGTtgacatattcacaaaagggcttggtagcaagagtttccaccccaatgtgttcaagttgggcttgattgatatcttcgcaccaatttgagggggagtgttaagttatgggtttgtatgtaattagttgtagtttacatttaatctcttatgtaagtagattaggaGAGAAGGGTCTAATGTGTAATTACTATTTACATTTGTATAAgtataacgtaatgagaaaataaccACATTCTTTTGGGTTCCCAATTCTATATCATCGTTTACAATTTCTTAGGCTTAGAATGAATAGATGTGGAGGTCGTGCTTCCGTGAGTAGAAGATTTCTTAGAACGGGGATTGGATTCAACAATATGATCGTCAATGTCATAATCATCATCATTCATTGCATCATCAAAATCTGGTATAGACTTAACTTGACTCTTTGCTTCATTCCTTTTACGTATAAACTCCATCATCTCCTCTCTAACCTCAAGTGGGCATCGGCGACATGCCGCCGTATCCTTTTAGCTCCTCCTGCAAGGTGTTGCTTGATTCTTGACACACCCCCATTTTTCACTTCgttacaaaaaatacatttcaacTTGGTATTATTGTGTGGATCAACCTTTTCGCAATACTTCCAACCAGGGTCCTTTTTACTAGAATTTTCAGATGTCATCTACAATTAACAAGTACAAATAAATACAACAAACTAAACAAATACTTTAAACAGAgctggaaacaaaaaaaaaaagcaggtGAGCCgtgattggaaaaagaaaaaaagaaaagggggggTCATGtgactggaaaaaaaagaaaagaagatgggGGGAGGGGTTCCTGTGActggaaacaaaaagaaaaagaaaagggggtcGGGGGTCCTGTCCTGGACAGACTCGGTGAAAATaacaagaagaggaggaagaagaaggtgagaggaggaggaggaagaagaagaagaagaagtgagaaggtgagaggagggggaggaggaaaaagaagaagaagttatcCGGAGTCGACGatcagagagggagagggagagggagagggagaccagagaagaagaagctagGTCCGACCGTCCGAGACTCTAAATCGTCGAAGAGGCTGTTGCTCAGCTGCTCGATCTGGTTTGTCGATCGAATAGGGCTCATCGATTTAAAggaagaaaaattattcagtgcatcgCGAACCTGAGATCGATTTTTACCTCACAGCAAAAAGCGCGCGCCTTGGCGCCTTTCTTGCGCCTTTGTGTTCCGCGCTATAGCACACAGTTCCTTGCGCAATCCTTGCGCTGCGCCTCGCACCATAGCGCGCGCCTCACGCACTTTTTAAAACACTGAGGTGTGCCATTTCTCTTGGATATCACCTTTGTTTCAATGTTTTAAAGCCAGACTGGACTAGGCGGTTCAACCTGTTGGCCTGTTGACTGACCAGCTTTTTGGGCCGGACTAACCACTGAAGCCGCTTTGAAAACAAAGCACGTGTAAAACTGCTTGAAAACCAGCACTCAGCGGGAACCCTTTGCAGTCAAGGGAACCGGCTAGGGCTTAGTTgcaggatccttctaaaatgggtgcgctcCCTAGACGGGAGCTCGAATCGGCGCTCCTAAGATGAGAGCTTGACGGGAGCTCGCTCCTAACTGAGATGAGAGCTTATCGGGCCGTTAAGGCaattattctcttacttttaagggagttATTCCATTGTGGAAATAATAATATGAGAATCATAttagtcaagaagttttgcaaattgagaattatataacttccaataattacactttaagatTGGGAAATTTTTTAGTATCACTTTTCCTTTAATGGTTAAGtattttatatacatatttttatataatctatatacgctcctaaccttaggagcttctaggtgcctTCGCTCCCCCACACCCACTTCCGCTCCCGCCCCCGCTTCGTGCTACTAAGGGCTAGGGTCTCTAACCTAGACAAAATGCTAGCTGTCAGTGCCATCGGGCACTAAACTGGCCACATTTATGCGGTAGATACGTAACATACGTTGATACCTACACCCTTGCTCCATTATATGTAGCAAATGTGCTTTCGTTCTCTCTTTGTTGTCTGATGTGGACTAAAGGATTTGAGATTCTCAATGTTTTTCATTCTTCCATTGGTTTTTGAAAACCCGTCAGGCTGAGTGTATTACACAATCTATGATTCTTGGGAATTATGTTTgtaatatgcaaaaaaaaaaaaaaaaattgtttatgcATTATATTCAATGTATGCATTAGGTAATTATGACGTCGTGGTTTAACCAGAGTTGGCCCCTGTTCGAAGCAGTGACCTGCCCGCAGTCCTTTTTCCGGTCCATCCAATTTCAGGTTTTCAAGACATTACTTTCTTTTAGTTGAAAAATCATGTTTCTTAATCCGACATTTCTGCTGCCCCCATTTGCAGTGCAATTGAACATAATAGGCTGTCTTGCTTGTGGTTATATCTGCTGTCCTCCTGTtgctgttttttattttattttattttaattaattaattaatattattattattattattattattatttattattattttttttggtgggggaGTGGGTTGAAAAGTTTATGTTTGGGTAATCTGGTTTGACCCTTTCTCATTCAGTATGTTGGACCACCTAAACATATGTAGTCGACAGTAGCAGTTCTTGACCATTTTTCTCACGGTTTCAATTCATGAATGTCGAATTTGATCTGTTTAAGTTAGAGCCTGTCTGAATAAACTGTTCAAGAAGTTATTATGGTTCTACAGTTGGATATCTTTGAAGGAATAACATTCTTTGCATTTGTATGATTAGTCTAGTTGTCATTGCGAGTTTTTAGGGGGAGGATTTGTATACTTGCTCATTTTAGATGAGTAAATACTTGGTTTGAAGATGAACGGAACTCTGAGCATTTATCCTGGTTATCCTTTTGAATTGGTtgtcctgtttttttttttttttttacgatgTACTAATCAACGCAACTATAGGCAGGATCAAATTTGGAAAGTGTTTCTATAATCACAATCCCTATATTCTAGTTTGTTTGACtgcctgaattttttttgtgtgcttgACTAAATGTAGAGACTTTAAATCCTATATGCTAAACAAATATGTAAGCATCGCATTTCAACTTTTGATAACTATCTTGTCATGCATTGTTGTCCACGCACTAAAATTTGATTTCCATGTCTAATTTGTAGAAAGCCATCATCTCCACTTGCCCAAAAAGAGTTGATAGATAATTTCTGAATATTGAGCTCAAGTAATTGCAAACCACATTTGAAACATGAATATGGGAGGAAGTGTCGTTTCTGAGCAATTGAAGCCAGCTGTAACTTTGACGGGAACTGCTAAGGAAGGGAGTGGTGGGCCTCCAATTGGTGTGGTAGACATTGGTGAAAGCGAAAGGTCCTACCTATGTCGGGTCACCCTGCCAGGTCTCCGGAACAATGAGAGTAAGTTCCATATATTTTCCAACATTGTCCAGAATTGAACATCTGGTTTGTTATTTCAACCCTCCAAGAGCACCACTCGTGCAGAGAACTATGTTATGTGTTGCACGTGACAAGCGGTGAAGTACTATTTGAAACATTAAAAACATCAGACAAGTACTAAATGGTAGCTGCAACTGCAAATGGTTTTAAGAAAATGCATGCCCATGCTAATTTTGTAATTAAACCAAACTGAACTAAGGCTTATGTTGTAAATCATGCGGGCCTGGCTACGTTAATTCCCCACccccccacacccccccccccccccccccattctGCTTTGTTAGGGACGCACTAGGAGTGTTTATTTTTGTCGTGGCAGGTAATATCAATTGTGAAATCCAGAGGGATGGAAAAGTACATATTCATGGAGTCGTGActggtggagttttgaaagatCCGTGGACTACGTATGAGATGAAAGTGCAGGAACTATGTCCGCCTGGACGGTTCTCCATGTCCTTCAATTTGCCCGGACCTGTTGACCCCCGACTCGCTTCCCCCAATTTCAGGTCTGATGGCATCCTCGAAATCGTTGTATCTAAGCCAGTGTCTTCAGCTTGATCATTGTTTGTGGCCTAATCGTTTTCTCGTACTGTTGAATTTTCCTACAAGGCTGCTTGAAGGAGCTCTGAAACTTGGATAAATACTGGTCTCCTTGCCTTGTCTTTTAGAGAACATTGATCTTGTGTTTCATTTATCTAGTAGGCATGATAGTGCGTTGTTAGTTTTGAACCACCTATTGGAAGGACCCTTTTTGTAATGTGCATGGCTCATTGATCTTGTGCACCACCTGAAGGaatggagggagagagggaggaacaGAAagtggttctctctctctctctctctctctctctctctctctctctctctctcttccagtGAAATCGATGGACTTGGGGGGACTGCTCTCCCTCGTTCTAAGGCGTTAAGGAGAGCCCCAAGACCCCAATGTTTGCAGCCCCCCCAAGTCCTTTAATCTTTTGCGAGCTGGGTTTGCTTCGGTTTGTAGATTTTGTTTCTCTTGCTGATTAAAACAAACTCAAGCATATACACAAAGAACTTTGAAAGTCTTCACTCCCTCCTCGCTAACTTCAGAGGGAGCAATTATTCGCAGTTTGTGATTGAAGAAATTGTGATCATCAATTTGattgtcatctctctctctctctctctctctctctcattgtatAACATACGTAATCATTCGTCACCATATCATTATCGAAGATAATATCCCACATATTTGTTAGTTATGGCATGTTAAAAATCTAAAGTAGGAATGATTTATATAAGCACTCACTTGATCTATGATTCGACTGAACGTGGTCACCTATTTTTGTTCTCACGTCACTAATAATTCCTGAGTCATTTTCAGAGCATGCTATCTCTGTTCACTTTTTTAAACCATGTTCTTCATTAACagctatgttttttttttctttttaatctttcaattttCCATAATTGGGTATCTATCTGGACTTGTAA
The sequence above is a segment of the Rhododendron vialii isolate Sample 1 chromosome 13a, ASM3025357v1 genome. Coding sequences within it:
- the LOC131314589 gene encoding uncharacterized protein LOC131314589 — its product is MSEFIEGPVTPPVEAVELKKFKSRKSLVMTWLFNSMRADIRYTFLLLDSPHQIWTIAAQTYSQQGNDAQCFELRKRLRTLEQDHRSVAMYFVDLSGAWGEFDYYQGFQAVCAVDATNWLKRMEKERVYDFLAGLDMELDPIRVQVLGRVPFPSLGEAYSIVQQEESRRGAVLHLSISDRSALVATPQGHFGSDSGPILQGGKSQSGTSSGPPDRASLQCDYYHNNGHTRDFCWKLHGKLFRGRGGGRGSHGRGLVRSRAQAHVSESTVGTLLDSGLSSGTQASSDQVGGFSQGEIQTLRRFMARADSPSTIASTAAPTSSYFAHTGTGYGEGDWQW
- the LOC131314592 gene encoding increased DNA methylation 3-like yields the protein MNMGGSVVSEQLKPAVTLTGTAKEGSGGPPIGVVDIGESERSYLCRVTLPGLRNNESNINCEIQRDGKVHIHGVVTGGVLKDPWTTYEMKVQELCPPGRFSMSFNLPGPVDPRLASPNFRSDGILEIVVSKPVSSA